Proteins from a single region of Sander vitreus isolate 19-12246 unplaced genomic scaffold, sanVit1 ctg580_0, whole genome shotgun sequence:
- the LOC144514417 gene encoding protein turtle-like, with the protein MAGLRSVLFTSLWIFSLAGKDVIEVTVHLGDDAILPCRAVDHYISVVEWTRPDLEPKLVLLYIHGHLDPTYQHPSFKGRVDLVDRNLKDRDMSLILKNVSRHDRGTYECRVITGGSRRTKRYTSSVPIRIIRTIRLQVTDPDAKNITAKPGEDVRLHCQGPRGADIPGILWSRPDLGSDKYVFFFRGNHPYGNYQLPSYRGRVDLSDPETKDGNVSVVLKNVSVNDTGTYECGVIIRGGDEPKLYSTVQLNVSVSASLTVSPSSSQLFRGQSVSLSCEEDDSSAGWTLRRNTTRDTETRYGDGWGNPAGSFCKIGYMVQWDSGVYWCESREGATSNSINITVPDGPVILQSPVLPVTEGEDLTLHCKTKTSSNLPADFYKDGSFIRTEPAGHMTIHHVSRSDEGLYKCLISSVGESPPSWVSVTDVEETTTLPQRKEGCLLDATMK; encoded by the exons ATGGCTGGACTCAGATCTGTTTTATTCACATCATTATGGATATTTTCTCTGGCTGGAAAAG ACGTGATTGAGGTAACAGTGCACCTTGGAGATGATGCCATTCTGCCATGTCGAGCTGTTGATCACTACATCAGCGTTGTAGAGTGGACCAGACCTGACCTGGAGCCAAAGCTCGTCCtcttatacatccatggacaCTTGGATCCAACCTACCAGCATCCATCCTTTAAGGGCAGAGTAGACCTGGTGGACAGAAATCTGAAGGACAGAGACATGTCTTTAATTCTGAAGAATGTGAGCAGACACGACAGAGGAACGTATGAGTGTCGAGTTATAACCGGTGGTTCAAGACGTACAAAGAGATACACCAGCTCTGTCCCAATCAGAATCATCAGAACCATCCGTCTGCAGGTTACAGACCCAG ACGCAAAGAATATCACAGCAAAGCCTGGAGAGGACGTCCGTCTTCACTGTCAGGGTCCCAGAGGTGCTGACATCCCAGGGATATTGTGGAGCAGACCTGACCTGGGCTCAGACAAATATGTCTTCTTCTTTAGAGGAAACCATCCATATGGGAACTACCAGCTCCCCTCATATCGTGGTCGAGTGGACCTGAGTGATCCGGAGACGAAGGACGGAAATGTTTCCGTTGTTCTGAAGAACGTCAGCGTCAACGACACCGGAACATACGAGTGTGGAGTTATAATCAGGGGGGGAGACGAACCTAAACTCTACAGCACCGTCCAGCTAAATGTCTCAGTCTCAG CCTCTCTGACTGTGAGTCCCAGCAGCTCTCAGCTCTTTAGAGgacagtctgtctctctgagctGTGAGGAGGACGACAGCTCTGCTGGATGGACTCTGAGGCGGAACACGACCAGAGACACCGAAACTCGGTATGGAGATGGCTGGGGAAATCCTGCCGGTTCCTTCTGTAAAATTGGCTACATGGTTCAATGGGACAGTGGAGTTTACTGGTGTGAGTCCAGAGAGGGAGCAACCAGTAACAGCATCAACATCACTGTCCCTG ATGGACCAGTGATCCTGCAGAGTCCTGTCCTCCCTGTGACGGAGGGAGAAGACCTCACTCTGCACTGTAAAACAAAGACGTCCTCCAACCTCCCAGCTGATTTCTATAAAGATGGCTCCTTCATCAGGACTGAGCCTGCAGGTCACATGACCATCCACCATGTTTCCAGGTCTGATGAAGGCCTCTACAAGTGTCTCATCAGCAGTGTTGGAGAGTCTCCACCCAGCTGGGTCTCTGTCACAGATGTGGAG GAAACCACAACACTGCCACAGAGGAAGGAGGGGTGTTTACTTGATGCGACTATGAAGTGA
- the LOC144514416 gene encoding uncharacterized protein LOC144514416: protein MKRTCLLLLSTSLLCCRTKPVSLTVSPSNSQFFSWSSVSLSCEEDDSSAGWTLRRNTSDKTGTQHGDDWGRPAGSSCNVSFVAPMDSGVYWCESREGATSNSINITVTGGPVILQSPVLPVTEGEDLTLHCKTKTSSNLTADFYKDGSFIRTEPAGHMTIHHVSRSDEGLYKCNISSVGESLPSWVSVTDKSMTTHPPTSASTSRPSSHPFTSSSSSLPPSMLLAISVGVLIVLVLLVVLVLLVRRCIHRKPKDAEVEVRDEDITDDVTHSDVKILPNLQQPISRNR from the exons ATGAAGCGAACATGTCTTCTGCTCT TGTCGACTTCACTGCTCTGCTGCAGAACTAAACCAG TCTCTCTAACTGTGAGTCccagcaactctcagttctttagCTGgtcgtctgtctctctgagctGTGAGGAGGACGACAGCTCTGCTGGATGGACTCTGAGGAGGAACACAAGTGATAAAACTGGGACTCAGCATGGAGATGACTGGGGAAGACCTGCTGGTTCTTCCTGTAATGTCAGCTTTGTGGCCCCTATGGACAGTGGAGTTTACTGGTGTGAGTCCAGAGAGGGAGCAACCAGTAACAGCATCAACATCACTGTCACTG GTGGACCAGTGATCCTGCAGAGTCCTGTCCTCCCTGTGACGGAGGGAGAAGACCTCACTCTGCACTGTAAAACAAAGACGTCCTCCAACCTCACAGCTGATTTCTATAAAGATGGCTCCTTCATCAGGACTGAGCCTGCAGGTCACATGACCATCCACCATGTTTCCAGGTCTGATGAAGGCCTCTACAAGTGCAACATCAGCAGTGTTGGAGAGTCTCTACCCAGCTGGGTCTCTGTCACAG aTAAATCCATGACTACACATCCTCCCACATCTGCCTCTACCTCTCGACCTTCCTCACACCCTTTTACTTCTAGTTcgtcctctcttcctccctccatgTTGTTGGCCATTTCAGTCGGTGTTCTGATTGTGCTGGTTCTACTGGTCGTTTTGGTTCTGCTGGTGAGACGATGCATCCATAGGAAACCTAAAG ATGCTGAAGTAGAAGTTAGAGATGAGGACATCACAGATGATGTCACACACAGTGATGTCAAAATATTACCTAACCTGCAACAGCCAATCAGCCGGAACAGAG